The genomic DNA ATCGGGACAAGGTAGGGGATAAACTTCCTCTAAGGAACAATGATAACAATAAAGATTGTTTTTGTCTGACCGGCTGACTAAAGTTCTTTGGCATTTAGAACACTTAGCAACATAACCACAATCGGTACAAACCGCCGAAGTAGCTTCACCTAAACGATTAAGATAAACAAAAACAGACTGCCCAGTCTTAAGACTTTTTTCTAAGAGTTTTAAAGAAGTCAAAGATAATAAATTTTTATTACCAGCCTGATGTTCAGCTATCATATCAATTAAAGTCAATTCCGCTGGCTGACCCTTTAAATCCAACCATTTTTCTTGACCAGCCTGAGCTTTATACCATCTTTCTAAACGAGGAGCAGTTGATAAAAGCAAACAAGAAACCGACAAATTCTTGGCCAATTCAATAGCTAAACTCACTGGATCATAACGTGGGTTTTGATCACTTTGCTTATAGTAGTCACTAGCTGATTCATCAACCACCAGGCCACCCAAATTTAAAAATGGTAAAAACAAAGCCAATCTAGTGCCGACCACAACCACTTTATCTCCCCGCCGTAATTTTAACCAAACCGCCCGACGATCGGCTAAACTAATTTCCGAAGAAAAAACAACCAAAGAAAATTTATCTTTTAGCTTTTCTTGCCAAAATTCTAAACGACTGTTAGTTGGGACCAAAAACAATACCTGTTCTTGCCGAAGCATAATCCGATTAAGCAAATTAAAAACAACTTCATCTAATTTGCTAGGAGAAGAATATACCAAGTTAGTTAAAAAAGAATTCGTTTTCTTAATAAGTGGCCGAGTGCGCTTAGTGCTTATGGGCTCAATTTTAAAATTACGATTAGGTTGCAATAAAATAAACAACTTAATAGCCGCCGACATGGTTAAGCCATAATTATGAGATAACCACTTAACCAAATGCAGCTGCCAAGAAAAAAGATAATTAGCAACCACTAAGTCCTTAACCTCTTTGAGAGTTTTGTTTTTAGGTAACGAAGATTTGATTATTTTTTTTACTACTACCGCCTTTATCAGGCTAGATCGAAAAGGTAAGTTAACTAAATCTCCAGGATTCAACTGTAAAGGACCGGCGCTATAATCAAAAACCGTTAATCGGCGCGGCAATCTTTTTAAAGGTACCACTTGAACAATCGGAAACAAGTTAACCATAAATATCTAATAAATAAATTCCGCCGTCAGCCAACCCGCCTCATAAGGCGCTTCGAAAGATATCAAATTTAAATTAATTTTTTTATTAGCTAAAAAAGATTTAAGCAAAACCGCTGGCGACCAAATTGATTGACCGCTTAACTCCAACAACTCCGTTGGAAAATTATAAATAGACGACCAATCATCTTGGCGACTAAAATTTACGAATTGTTGATTAAAAAGTTTAGCTTCCACCTGGTTAGTACCAATAACTCGCCCTAATTCACCAGCGGCCAAAATAACCACCCGTTCTGAGCTTGATTGCAATTGTTCATATAAGTGCTGACTTACTAAATTTAAATTTTCTAAATCTATTTTCTGCGGAACCTGTAAATATACTAACGGTTTATCAACCAAAGACTGGCCAAAAATTAAAAGTGGTACTCCAGCCGTATATGGTAAATTACTTACACTAACCAAAGGAATGGGGAATAAAGATTCCAAAGTTTCTTTTAAACGATGGGTAAAACCAACGGCCATCTTTATTGATTGCTGGCTTATAAAATCTCCCAAAAATGAATAATCCAAAGTAACTGACTGGTTTTGTAAAAAAGCCCAATCAGATTTAGTAAGTTTGGTGTCTGAACTAACACTAGATATTACAAAAATAATATCAGGAGAACGTAAAGATAATTCCGAGCCAAGTTGGTTTAAAGCGGTAGTAGTTTTAACAACAGCCTTTCGCACCTGGCTTTTTAAGCCAGGTAATAAAAGAGGGGAATTGGGTACTAAAGCCGCGCCGACAATAGGCATAAAAATTAATATTGTTTAATTAATTTAAAAACTAACACCAATAGGGTCACCTAAAACGTGTATACTGATAGCTTCGTCACTAGTGGCAATAACTTTAGAAAAATCAAAACCTAAATCCAAAAAGGCTTCAGCTGATAAAAAGGGGCGCCTAGTCTGATTAGAAATTAAGTAAACGGTCGCTTGCGACCAAGATCGCACCAATTGACCATCACGAAAAACTATCGGCAAACCAGTTAAATATTGTTCCAATTGTTTGGTAGTGGCTCGACTTATTTTACGATTTTTAAAATTATTCTGCAGTATCTCTCGCGACCAAATAGGATGTTTAACTCCTTCCTGCACCCAAAAAATTCCTCCTGATTTTGTATCCTGTAACAAAACCCCCAAAGGATAAATTGATTTATCGGTTATCGGTTCACCCTCACCGTAAGAAATAATATCTTCACTACTGACATTAACTATTTCTTCAGGATTTATTCCTAAACGACGTAAAACTTCAGCCGAAGCTATACCTCGCAACATATCATCAGCTAACAAATAAACCGTACCTTTAGGAATACGTAAAAAACTGTAATTAGAAAATTTTATCGGACTGCCTTCAAGATATTTTGATAATTCGGTTTTATTAACCGTTAAAACAGAAGAAAAATCATCATAATACGATAAAAAAACTGAACGATTAGCAAATTGCCTCCTTAAACCATTTTGAATATAATAAACCTCTGTTTGACCATCAACATTAAGTAGGGTGCCATCGGGGTAATAACGACTAAAATATCTATTCCAAACAGTCCATAATAATCGATTACCAGCTAAATGGGGAGTATAAGTATAAGCTATAGCCGTGGCTTTATTGGCTGGTATGACTACCTGACCATCAACTAATTTGGGTAAACCGGGCCCAAACCCAGAAATAGTACGGTTTTGACTGTCTAAATCCACTAAATAACTTAAACGAATTCTTTTGGCGGCGCTATAAATTTGATTATAAAAACCTTTAAATTTTTGTAACAAAGGATCATCTAAACTACAACTGTCGCAAACGGCATAACCCATGGCCCAATCAAAATTTTTATTACTCGGCCTCGGATTTTCTATTAAACTTTGTTCTTTTTGTAAAAGAGCTAACAAAAATTTCGGGCTTATTTTAAATTCTTGAGCCGATAAATAAATAATCTGACTAGCTGCTAAAGAAGTTATTGGATCAACATAATTAGCCAAAGCACTGCCTTTATCTTTTAAAAAAGAATTTATTTGTACCAAATCCATGGAAACATAATCAAACATATCATCGTCCGATAATATGTAATTATAGTCGAAATTTTCTTGAGCTAGTCCAACCTTAGGACTAAACAAAAAAAATGCAATAAAAAACCAAGCTACCAGTCGTAATTTCATGTTATATATTATAACAAATATTGACCCTTATTTCAATTATTAAACTCTGCTTAACCAACTGTTTTTTATAAACTAAAAATGCTATAATTAAACTATAAATATGAAGTTATGGTTGTCTTTAAATTTGGACCAAAATACTTGGCGCCAAACAGGCTCCTATTTGTCTTGTTTAAAAAATCAATTAAAACACAACGATCTTAAAAGTTATTTAACTCCTGTAAAAAAAGATCAACTAACTACCACTTTTCTAAATGAAGTAACTTTAGCCAAACTACCAGCTTTAACCCTTAAACTTAAAAAAATAGCGGACCAAACAACTGTTTTTGATTTAAAATTCAGTTCCTCGGCCTGGCTTAAACAAAATCAGCCAGAAATTTTGCTTAAAACTACTACCAATTCTGCTTATCGTTTGTTACAAAAAACTATTGCTTTAGAATTAAAAGAAATAGAATTAACAACTAGTAGTTACCAACCAGGTTTAATTATAGCCAAACTAAACAAAACAAAAGGCGTCCTACCCAAAATAAACTGTCCACCCTTTACTGTCCAACCTAATGGTCTTAATTTAATAACCAGCCAATTAACTCCCCAGGGACTAATTCATAAAAAACTTAATACCTGGCTGTTTAAAACAGAAAAATTTCGACGTAATGTGGTAATTTGTTTACTTAATGCTAATGATGAAATATTACTTACTCAACACCAAGATCGGCCACTCAGCTGGCAACTACCCCAAGGTGGAGTAGAATCAACAGAAAATTTAACCCAAGCGGCCCTAAGAGAAATTAAAGAAGAAGTGGGTGTTTCTCAAACCCGTTGTTTATTGGTTAAGCCAGACCTACACCGTTATCGCTGGCCTAAATATCTTTTATTACACGGTCAAGATCCAGAAAAAAAACAATATGTCGGCCAATTACAAAGTCTAGTTGTATTACGAATAGCCAAACAAACAGTTAATTTAACTTTAGATAAAAGGGAAGCCGCTTTAGCCCTATGGATAAAACCAGCTGATTTAATAAAGCAATTGCCTCGTTCCAGAAAACCAATTGGCCGTTTAATAATTAAGGAACTTAAAATAAACAAATTAATCAGTCCTATAACTTGATTTTGCCGGCTTGATAGGGTAATTTAAAATTCTATGGTTAGAGTACGTTTTGCTCCTTCGCCAACTGGCGAACTTCATATCGGCGGCGCCCGCACTGCTTTATATAATTATCTTTACGCCCTTAAACAAAAAGGGAATTTTATAATCAGAATAGAAGATACTGACCGAGAAAGACTAGTTCCTGGCAGCTTAAACAGATTGCTACAAGGTCTTAAGTGGTTGGGTTTAAATTGGCAGGAAGGTCCGGATATCGGCGGACCATATGGACCTTATATTCAATCGGAACGTCTACCAATCTATAAAGAGCAGGCCCAACAGCTACTTAATAATAATCAAGCTTATTATTGTTTTTGTTCTAGCCAAAGGCTAAGCGAACTTAGACAAACACAATTAGAACAAAAATTACCCAGCCGTTATGACCGGACTTGTTTAAAATTAACCAAAGAAATAGTTCAAGATAATTTAAACAATAAACTACCTTTTACTATTCGTTTAAAAGTACCGACTGGCACAACGACTCTTTATGACTTAATCCGCGGCACAGTGGTCTTTAATAACAAAGAAATAGACGATCAGGTTCTGCTTAAATCAGATGGTTATCCAACTTATCACTTAGCCAACGTAGTCGACGATCATTTAATGGCTATTAGCCATGTTATCAGGGGAGAGGAGTGGTTACCTTCGGCACCCAAACATTTATTGCTTTATCAGGCTTTTGCTTGGCAACCGCCGGCCTTTGCCCACCTACCCAATGTTTTAAACAAACAAAAAGCCAAACTGTCCAAAAGAAAAGATGGTGCGACTGTGTGGTTAGAAACCTACCAGACCCAAGGCTATTTACCAGCCGCCCTGGTTAATTTTTTAACTCTATTAGGTTGGCATCCAACAAACGATCAAGAAATATTTAACCTTAAGGAATTAAGTCAGCTTTTTTCTTTAGACCGCGTACAAAAAGGCGGAGCTATTTTTGATTTAGATAAACTAAACTGGTTTAATCATCTATATTTACAAAAATTATCTTCTAGTGAACTAGATGAAAAACTACAAACTCATTACCAAACTCTTAAACAATCCGGCCGGCCAATCACCAGCACTTTAAGACTTACAGAAATAATCAAAGACAGGCTAGTTAAATTAAACGATGTTCAATCAACCAATTGGTTTTTTAGTAATGATCTATCAAGCGCTTTACCAATTATTGTCCCAAATAAAAGCACCCCTGCCACAACCAAAAAATCGTTACAGTTAGCCCAATTATCCTTAAATCAAACAATAGCTTGGACCATTGAAGCAATTAAAACAGCTTGCCAAAAAAATCAAGAGGCTAATAAATTATCCAATATGGAATTTTTATGGCCAGCTCGAGTAGCTGTTACTGGACTTAATAAATCACCGGATTTTTACACAGCTGCTTGGGCCCTAGGTAAAGAAGAGGCTCTTAAAAGACTGGCTTGGGTAGAAGCAAACATGTTATTATAGATGGAATGAATAGATTTATAAAATCATTATTGATTACTGGCGCTTTAATCTTAAGTTTAGCGCCTTTTTTGCCTAAAACCCAAGTAGCCGCCGTGGATGACTTAAACGAGCAAATAAAAAACAAACAAAGTCAATTAACCGAATTAAAAAAACAAATTGATACTTACCGTAATGCTATCGCCGATAAACAAGCCCAATCTTCCTCTTTAAAAAAACAATTAACCGTTCTGGATGACAAAGTTGCCCAAGCTGAACTTAATATTAAAGGAAAAGAATTGGCTTTAGCAACAGTCACCCTACAAATCCAAGCGGTTACTTTAGATGTTGGCCGGCACGAACAATCAATTGCCGACAAAAGTTCTAAAATAGCTGAAATACTACGACAACTTTATCAAAATAACCAAAAAAGTCTGTTGGAAATAATCGCTCTAAATACTTCTTTTGGAAAATATTTTGATCAACTTAGCTATTTAGAAGAATTGGAACGCAATCTGCAACAACAAACCAACCAACTACAAACATCTAAAACAGAATTAGAACACCAACAACAAAACTTAGCTCTATATAAAATTGATTTAACTAAGACTAAAAACGACCTGGAAGAATCCAAGGGTCAATTAAGTAGCGAATTAAATACTAAACAATACATCCTAAAGCAAACCAGAGAATCAGAAAGCCGTTATCAAAATCTTTTAACCCAAGCTATTCAGGAACAACAAAAGGCCAATGCCGACATAAATAACTTGGAACAAGAAGTTAGACGGCGTTTAAAAAATCAAGGTATTCAAAGTCTAAACCAACTGGATACTAATTTTATTTGGCCGGTCAAACCTTATAAAGGCCTATCCACTTATTTTAACGACCCTACTTATATTTTTAGAAAATATTTTGAACATGGGGCCATTGATATTCCCAATCCGCAAGGAACAGCCATTAAAGCGGCGGCGGCCGGCTACGTGGCCCGAGCCAAAGACGCCGGCTTGGGTTACAGTTATATAATGATAGTCCATAACAACGGCCTGGCCACGGTTTATGGGCACACCAGCCGAATTGACGTGGAAGAAAACAGCTTTGTTACCAAAGGACAGGTTATTGGCGCTGTTGGTGGCCTGCCAGGCACTAGGGGAGCCGGCAGTTTAACCACTGGCCCGCATTTACACTTTGAAATTAGACTTAATGGTATACCAGTTGATCCCTTAAATTATTTACCCTAAAATTTTTATATAAATTTAAGCAGGCTATTTTGTAGCCTGCTTTTTTTAATTTTTAAATTATTTCCAGAGTTTTATAACAAAATTCCTGTAAATCGCCCCAAAAAATTTCTACGCCATAATCCGCCTTTAAATCAAAATCCACATACCTAGCACCAGAAAACCCATGTTCCATACCCATAATTACCTTACCTGGCCACTCTTGCGGATTTTCATTTAAACGAGTAAACCATTTACCAACTTCATAACGAGTGGATTGCGCGTATGACCCGTTATAATTAGGCCTCTCTTGGCACTCCATAGGCGGACACCAAAACATTATAACCCCCTTAGCATACCCGCCAGTTAAATCCATATGATACTTTATCCAAGCACACTCCTTATACCATTCAGTCATATGAAATCCGGATAAAACCAATTTTTTAGGTGAAATAATTATCACCTCTGGATCAATATCATGAATAATTTTAATGGCCCGGCTGTGCCAATCTGGAGCGTGTTTAACTGGACCAGCCAAATAAACCACCTTACAATCAACAGGCAGATTTTTAATTTTTTTAGGATAATGTACTACTTTTGATTTTTTCATTTTAATATCCTTGCTTTTGTTATTTTTGGCTTATCTTAAACAAAAAACAAAGATATGTCAATTATTTATTTAAAGGATGAAATTTACGGTGTGTAGTTTCCGCATATTTATCCGAAGCATGAACATAGCGAGTAGTAGTATCAAGTGATTCATGGCCCAGCAATACTTGTATAGCGGCCGGATTAGCCCCGCTTTCCGCCAAATAAGTGGCAAAACCATGCCTTAGAGAGTGGGCTGAAGTTGGCACATTAATGTGCAACTGTTCCCGATACTGTTTTATTTTCATTTGCAAATAATTAGTCGACAGTCTTTTAGTAGTTTTGCCAGAATTTTCACCCCGATAAGGAATAAACAAGGCTGGCCAACTATCGTGGCGCAAAGCTAAATAATAATTTATATGCTTTAAGGCCCGATCAGTTAAATAAACAAAACGCTGTTTGCGACCCTTACCAGTCACAAAAATACGTCCACTTAAATCTATCTGCGATTTGTTTAAACTAATCAACTCAGAAATACGTAAACCAGTGGCAAATAATACCTCCAACATAGCCCGATTACGAGTGGCCACTTGTTTATTTTTTTCTAGTAAAGAAGGTGACTCAATTAATTTCACCAGCTCATTAAGTTCTGCCACTTGCGGATGTTTCTTTTCGGTTTTAACCAGTTTAACAGATTCGGGCGACAAAGGTGTTTGGTAATCCAAATCTATTAAATATCTTAAATAAGCACGTAAACTGGATAACATACGATTTAAAGAATAACTGCGCAAACGTAAGCTTGGTTTATTTTTTTCAGCTGTTAATCGGTCTACTGAGTTTAAATAAGCCTTATAGCGGTCAATAATTCTTTTGTCTACCTTAAGAAAGGGGATTTTATTATCCAACAAGAACTTATCAAAGACTTTAAGATCTCTTTCGTAATTATAAATTGTTTCTGGGGAATAATTATTAGTCTGCAAAGACAATAAAAAATCATCCAAATAATCCAAACTCAAAGAAGCTGTTTTAGTTTTGGGGGACAGGTGTTTTTTTGCTGCTGTAATCATAATATTAATAATTAAGGTTTTAACTGAGTGTAAGAGATATTATACTCAGTTTAGCATAAGCCTTTTATTAAGGCAAACTACTAAAGCTTACTGCTTATTAAGCAGTATTAGCCTATAAATTACGTCCTTAGCCTAGGATTATCAGTCTAAATACTCCTACTCAGCTAATTTAGATGCCTTATTAACTGTTAAATTCGCTTTAAACTAATTAGCCACCAACCAAACTAAGTTGTTAACATTAAAATGGTCTTAAATTAAGGTTTGAATTTAATAAATCCTTAAGGTAGTTAGCTTTAAAATTAATTTAGGTTTACTTTGGAAATGACTGTCCCACTAATAAGTTTTTTTAATACAGTCTTAGTGCTAAAGATAATCGCCTAACTTGAATAATTATTAACTTATTTAAGTGTCGCAAAATATATAATGTTGCAATGCTTTATCAGCTAAACTACTAACCACTATGTCAGCCTGGCTAAAATCTTGACCTAAGGTGTACTGATTAGGTACAGCAACTACCAAACAGCCGGCGGCTTTAGCCGCCTTAACCCCATTTACCGAATCTTCCAATACCAAACAACTTGCCGGGCTTAAATTTAAAGCTTGGACGGCTTTTTGGTATATGGCAGGATGGGGTTTGCCAAATTTTACATCCTCACTAGTGATAACTGTTGGAAAATAACTAGCTAAATCAAATTTATTAAAAATCAATTCCACCCATTTTTTTTCTGAAGCTGTCGCCAAGACTAAATTAATTCGTTGACCCTTGGCTCTAGATAACAAATCAAGTAACCCTGGCAACGGCTGCAACAAATTATCAGTCAGTAAATATTTTTCATAAGCCTGCCTAGCTTCTTTAACCAATACCGGCACTTCATCAGGCAAATTGTA from Patescibacteria group bacterium includes the following:
- a CDS encoding HAD family phosphatase, with the protein product MANRFSALLFDMDGLMFDTETIYSKAGQLVLEARGKNFTLDLKRQIMGLRLPEVWAYIKKYYNLPDEVPVLVKEARQAYEKYLLTDNLLQPLPGLLDLLSRAKGQRINLVLATASEKKWVELIFNKFDLASYFPTVITSEDVKFGKPHPAIYQKAVQALNLSPASCLVLEDSVNGVKAAKAAGCLVVAVPNQYTLGQDFSQADIVVSSLADKALQHYIFCDT
- a CDS encoding glutamate--tRNA ligase; amino-acid sequence: MVRVRFAPSPTGELHIGGARTALYNYLYALKQKGNFIIRIEDTDRERLVPGSLNRLLQGLKWLGLNWQEGPDIGGPYGPYIQSERLPIYKEQAQQLLNNNQAYYCFCSSQRLSELRQTQLEQKLPSRYDRTCLKLTKEIVQDNLNNKLPFTIRLKVPTGTTTLYDLIRGTVVFNNKEIDDQVLLKSDGYPTYHLANVVDDHLMAISHVIRGEEWLPSAPKHLLLYQAFAWQPPAFAHLPNVLNKQKAKLSKRKDGATVWLETYQTQGYLPAALVNFLTLLGWHPTNDQEIFNLKELSQLFSLDRVQKGGAIFDLDKLNWFNHLYLQKLSSSELDEKLQTHYQTLKQSGRPITSTLRLTEIIKDRLVKLNDVQSTNWFFSNDLSSALPIIVPNKSTPATTKKSLQLAQLSLNQTIAWTIEAIKTACQKNQEANKLSNMEFLWPARVAVTGLNKSPDFYTAAWALGKEEALKRLAWVEANMLL
- a CDS encoding tyrosine-type recombinase/integrase; amino-acid sequence: MITAAKKHLSPKTKTASLSLDYLDDFLLSLQTNNYSPETIYNYERDLKVFDKFLLDNKIPFLKVDKRIIDRYKAYLNSVDRLTAEKNKPSLRLRSYSLNRMLSSLRAYLRYLIDLDYQTPLSPESVKLVKTEKKHPQVAELNELVKLIESPSLLEKNKQVATRNRAMLEVLFATGLRISELISLNKSQIDLSGRIFVTGKGRKQRFVYLTDRALKHINYYLALRHDSWPALFIPYRGENSGKTTKRLSTNYLQMKIKQYREQLHINVPTSAHSLRHGFATYLAESGANPAAIQVLLGHESLDTTTRYVHASDKYAETTHRKFHPLNK
- a CDS encoding peptidoglycan DD-metalloendopeptidase family protein, whose product is MNRFIKSLLITGALILSLAPFLPKTQVAAVDDLNEQIKNKQSQLTELKKQIDTYRNAIADKQAQSSSLKKQLTVLDDKVAQAELNIKGKELALATVTLQIQAVTLDVGRHEQSIADKSSKIAEILRQLYQNNQKSLLEIIALNTSFGKYFDQLSYLEELERNLQQQTNQLQTSKTELEHQQQNLALYKIDLTKTKNDLEESKGQLSSELNTKQYILKQTRESESRYQNLLTQAIQEQQKANADINNLEQEVRRRLKNQGIQSLNQLDTNFIWPVKPYKGLSTYFNDPTYIFRKYFEHGAIDIPNPQGTAIKAAAAGYVARAKDAGLGYSYIMIVHNNGLATVYGHTSRIDVEENSFVTKGQVIGAVGGLPGTRGAGSLTTGPHLHFEIRLNGIPVDPLNYLP
- the priA gene encoding primosomal protein N' gives rise to the protein MVNLFPIVQVVPLKRLPRRLTVFDYSAGPLQLNPGDLVNLPFRSSLIKAVVVKKIIKSSLPKNKTLKEVKDLVVANYLFSWQLHLVKWLSHNYGLTMSAAIKLFILLQPNRNFKIEPISTKRTRPLIKKTNSFLTNLVYSSPSKLDEVVFNLLNRIMLRQEQVLFLVPTNSRLEFWQEKLKDKFSLVVFSSEISLADRRAVWLKLRRGDKVVVVGTRLALFLPFLNLGGLVVDESASDYYKQSDQNPRYDPVSLAIELAKNLSVSCLLLSTAPRLERWYKAQAGQEKWLDLKGQPAELTLIDMIAEHQAGNKNLLSLTSLKLLEKSLKTGQSVFVYLNRLGEATSAVCTDCGYVAKCSKCQRTLVSRSDKNNLYCYHCSLEEVYPLPCPDCSGNNVAMRGVGLDRLYQFVKKLYPASIVFKDSLSDKAPVGPVVLVGGQTAWLNNQKTKFGLIILVNPDNEMSVPEFRATERLRHRVAGFLSSGATRVLIQTYQPEHYVWQSFIKKEGLTYFYETELKERIKYGYPPVSNLLRLTVALTSQAAALASCRVLKKKLQTNLLNQEVIIGPYADYYHQLRGKYRFHLLVKFTTSSVGRLIWPLVGDDVIIDIDPENILS
- a CDS encoding NUDIX domain-containing protein — encoded protein: MKLWLSLNLDQNTWRQTGSYLSCLKNQLKHNDLKSYLTPVKKDQLTTTFLNEVTLAKLPALTLKLKKIADQTTVFDLKFSSSAWLKQNQPEILLKTTTNSAYRLLQKTIALELKEIELTTSSYQPGLIIAKLNKTKGVLPKINCPPFTVQPNGLNLITSQLTPQGLIHKKLNTWLFKTEKFRRNVVICLLNANDEILLTQHQDRPLSWQLPQGGVESTENLTQAALREIKEEVGVSQTRCLLVKPDLHRYRWPKYLLLHGQDPEKKQYVGQLQSLVVLRIAKQTVNLTLDKREAALALWIKPADLIKQLPRSRKPIGRLIIKELKINKLISPIT